One genomic window of Saccopteryx bilineata isolate mSacBil1 chromosome 4, mSacBil1_pri_phased_curated, whole genome shotgun sequence includes the following:
- the DUOXA1 gene encoding dual oxidase maturation factor 1 isoform X1: MAASGHTFPFYAGPKPTFPMDTTLAIIITIFLTALVTFIIILPGIRGKMRLFWLLRVVTSLFIGAVTLGECEAQLPWAVPLSHLVPSAARVDSPSFPGEASSSAVNFSSEWSVGQVNTNTSYKAFSSQWISANIGLQVGLGGVNITLTGTPVQQLDETINYNEKFTWRLGENYAEEYESALKKGLPDPVLYLAEKFTPTSPCGLHGQYRLAGHYTSAILWVAFLCWLLANVMLFMPVLVYGGHMLLATGIFQLFGLLFFSMATSLAPLCPLRLGTATLYIHHGPAFWITLTTGLLCVLLGLAMVVAHRMQPHRLKAFFNQSVGENRGLEWTPEEGGLLSPHYQSTDKSPEPQDIPLSEACSEQEHPRMPGRVPDSAL, from the exons ATGGCTGCTTCTGGACACACATTCCCCTTCTATGCTGGCCCCAAGCCAACCTTCCCAATGGACACCACCTtggccatcatcatcaccatctttTTGACTGCACTTGTCACTTTCATCATCATCCTTCCCGGCATTCGGGGCAAAATG AGGCTGTTCTGGCTGCTGCGGGTGGTGACCAGCTTATTCATCGGGGCTGTGACCCTAGGTGAGTGTGAAGCACAGCTGCCCTGGGCAGTGCCTCTGTCCCATCTGGTTCCCTCAGCAGCCCGTGTGGATTCTCCTTCTTTCCCCGGAGAAGCTTCTTCTTCAG CTGTGAATTTCAGTTCGGAGTGGTCTGTGGGCCAGGTCAACACCAATACATCATACAAGGCCTTCAGTTCCCAGTGGATCAGCGCTAACATTGGGCTCCAGGTTGGGCTGGGAGGAGTCAACATCACACTCACAG GGACCCCAGTGCAGCAGCTGGATGAGACCATCAATTATAACGAGAAGTTCACCTGGCGCTTAGGGGAGAACTATGCTGAGGAGTATGAAAGTGCGCTGAAGAAGGGGCTGCCAGACCCTGTGCTCTACCTGGCTGAGAAGTTCACCCCAACCAGCCCATGCGGCCTGCATGGCCAGTACCGCCTGGCGGGACACTATACTTCGGCCATTCTGTG GGTGGCATTCCTCTGCTGGCTGCTGGCCAACGTGATGCTGTTCATGCCTGTGCTGGTCTACGGTGGCCACATGCTGCTGGCCACGGGCATCTTCCAGCTGTTCGGACTACTCTTCTTCTCCATGGCTACGTCACTCGCCCCACTTTGTCCTCTGCGCCTGGGCACTGCTACGCTGTACATTCATCACGGGCCTGCCTTCTGGATCACGCTGACCACAG GACTGCTTTGTGTGCTGCTGGGCCTGGCCATGGTAGTGGCCCACAGGATGCAACCCCACAGACTGAAGGCTTTCTTCAATCAGAGTGTGGGGGAGAACCGTGGGCTGGAGTGGACTCCTGAGGAAGGGGGCCTCCTGAGCCCCCACTACCAGTCCACAGATAagagtcctgagccccaggacatTCCTCTGTCGGAGGCATGCAGTGAGCAGGAGCACCCCAGAATGCCTGGCCGAGTGCCTGACAGTGCCCTGTGA
- the DUOXA1 gene encoding dual oxidase maturation factor 1 isoform X2 yields the protein MAASGHTFPFYAGPKPTFPMDTTLAIIITIFLTALVTFIIILPGIRGKMRLFWLLRVVTSLFIGAVTLAVNFSSEWSVGQVNTNTSYKAFSSQWISANIGLQVGLGGVNITLTGTPVQQLDETINYNEKFTWRLGENYAEEYESALKKGLPDPVLYLAEKFTPTSPCGLHGQYRLAGHYTSAILWVAFLCWLLANVMLFMPVLVYGGHMLLATGIFQLFGLLFFSMATSLAPLCPLRLGTATLYIHHGPAFWITLTTGLLCVLLGLAMVVAHRMQPHRLKAFFNQSVGENRGLEWTPEEGGLLSPHYQSTDKSPEPQDIPLSEACSEQEHPRMPGRVPDSAL from the exons ATGGCTGCTTCTGGACACACATTCCCCTTCTATGCTGGCCCCAAGCCAACCTTCCCAATGGACACCACCTtggccatcatcatcaccatctttTTGACTGCACTTGTCACTTTCATCATCATCCTTCCCGGCATTCGGGGCAAAATG AGGCTGTTCTGGCTGCTGCGGGTGGTGACCAGCTTATTCATCGGGGCTGTGACCCTAG CTGTGAATTTCAGTTCGGAGTGGTCTGTGGGCCAGGTCAACACCAATACATCATACAAGGCCTTCAGTTCCCAGTGGATCAGCGCTAACATTGGGCTCCAGGTTGGGCTGGGAGGAGTCAACATCACACTCACAG GGACCCCAGTGCAGCAGCTGGATGAGACCATCAATTATAACGAGAAGTTCACCTGGCGCTTAGGGGAGAACTATGCTGAGGAGTATGAAAGTGCGCTGAAGAAGGGGCTGCCAGACCCTGTGCTCTACCTGGCTGAGAAGTTCACCCCAACCAGCCCATGCGGCCTGCATGGCCAGTACCGCCTGGCGGGACACTATACTTCGGCCATTCTGTG GGTGGCATTCCTCTGCTGGCTGCTGGCCAACGTGATGCTGTTCATGCCTGTGCTGGTCTACGGTGGCCACATGCTGCTGGCCACGGGCATCTTCCAGCTGTTCGGACTACTCTTCTTCTCCATGGCTACGTCACTCGCCCCACTTTGTCCTCTGCGCCTGGGCACTGCTACGCTGTACATTCATCACGGGCCTGCCTTCTGGATCACGCTGACCACAG GACTGCTTTGTGTGCTGCTGGGCCTGGCCATGGTAGTGGCCCACAGGATGCAACCCCACAGACTGAAGGCTTTCTTCAATCAGAGTGTGGGGGAGAACCGTGGGCTGGAGTGGACTCCTGAGGAAGGGGGCCTCCTGAGCCCCCACTACCAGTCCACAGATAagagtcctgagccccaggacatTCCTCTGTCGGAGGCATGCAGTGAGCAGGAGCACCCCAGAATGCCTGGCCGAGTGCCTGACAGTGCCCTGTGA
- the DUOXA2 gene encoding dual oxidase maturation factor 2, which translates to MTLFDGELPFYPQPRHAAGFSVPLLIVILVFLALATSFLLILPGIRGHSRWFWLVRVLLSLFIGAEIVAVHFSAEWSVGRVSTNTSYKAFSAARVRAHVGLHVGLEGINITLTGIPVQQLNETIDYNEQFSWRLGEDYAEEYTEALEKGLPDPVLYLAEKFTPSSPCGLYRQYRLAGHYASATLWVAFCLWLLSNALLVMPVPLYGGLALLATGAFALFSVFAFASISSVPLCPLRLGPSALTSHYGAAFWVTLATGVLCLFLGGAVVSLHYARPSALRAFLNRSVKNYSNQARGGSPIHFNNPLPQQLEASDLTVSTNL; encoded by the exons ATGACTCTCTTCGATGGCGAGCTGCCTTTCTATCCCCAGCCCCGGCACGCCGCAGGCTTCAGCGTCCCGCTGCTCATCGTCATTCTGGTGTTCTTGGCCTTGGCTACTAGCTTCTTGCTCATCTTGCCCGGGATTCGTGGCCACTCG CGCTGGTTCTGGTTGGTGAGAGTTCTCCTCAGTCTGTTCATAGGCGCAGAAATCGTGG CCGTGCACTTCAGCGCAGAATGGTCAGTGGGTAGAGTGAGCACCAACACATCCTACAAGGCGTTCAGTGCAGCCCGCGTCCGAGCCCACGTCGGTCTGCATGTGGGTCTGGAGGGAATTAACATTACACTCACAG GGATCCCAGTGCAGCAGCTGAACGAGACCATTGACTACAACGAGCAGTTCAGCTGGCGTCTGGGCGAGGACTATGCCGAGGAGTACACGGAGGCGCTGGAGAAGGGGCTGCCGGATCCGGTTCTCTACTTGGCGGAGAAGTTCACCCCGAGCAGCCCTTGCGGGCTCTACCGCCAGTACCGCCTGGCGGGACACTACGCTTCAGCCACCCTGTG GGTGGCGTTCTGCCTCTGGCTCCTGTCGAACGCGCTGCTCGTCATGCCGGTCCCGCTCTACGGGGGCCTGGCGCTCCTGGCCACCGGCGCCTTCGCGCTCTTCTCGGTCTTCGCCTTCGCCTCCATCTCCAGTGTGCCGCTCTGCCCGCTCCGTCTCGGCCCCTCTGCGCTCACCAGTCACTACGGGGCCGCCTTTTGGGTCACGCTGGCCACCG GCGTCCTGTGCCTCTTCCTCGGAGGGGCCGTGGTGAGTCTCCACTACGCTCGTCCCAGCGCTCTTCGCGCCTTCTTGAACCGAAGCGTCAAGAACTACAGTAACCAGGCGAGAGGGGGCTCGCCTATCCACTTCAACAACCCATTACCCCAGCAGTTAGAGGCCTCGGATTTAACAGTCAGTACTAACCTGTGA